The nucleotide sequence TCTCCATCCCGCTGAAACACAAAATCCCTGTTTCTGTTTCTGCTCAATGCCACATTGGGCCGTATTTTAAATTGATTCCCCAAAGCTATGGTGGCATCCACTTCCAAACCTAAACGGTAACTGTCCCCAACATTGGCTCGTAAAGGGGCTCCAACATCATTTAATTCGCCAGTGAGCACCAATTGATCCTTATAACCCATAAAGTAAACATTGGTATTCAATTGCACATCTGGGGAAATATAGCGCCATCCCAACTCATAATCGTTCAATTTCTCCGGCTTTGGGCTACCACTTTCATAGTCATTTCTATTAGGCTCACGATTGGCCCTGGCATAAGAGAGATAAAAATTATTGTTCATGTTTAGATCGTAGGTAATCCCAACCTTTGGGTTGAAAAAATTAAAGGTATCATCTACGATTCCTGTGTCTTCCCCATTGGCTGTATAGCCTATGGTCCTATACTGTAAATCCCCATAAGCACTCCATTGGTCGCTAAATTTATAATTCGCCTTGGCAAAAAGATTTAGATCCGTTTTAGTGGAACTATCATCATAATATCTGTCTTCATAATCCTTATTGTTGGAAAAACGGGCCCAAATAATTTCCCCAAAATGGCTTCCTTCATATTTGTTCCAACCTCCTCCAAGAATTAAATTCAAACTCTCTTGGTCATAATTGACAGAAAAAGTGGTACCGTAAAAATCATTGTCCAGCCAACGCCTTCTTATTAGATCGGTCTTATCCACTTCTTCCCCATCAACCATTATAGGCTCAATTCCATAGGTGCTAAAGTCATCGTTTTCCTTGTACTGTTCAAAAAAACCTCTTCCCTTGGTAAAATGAAATGCCAGATTGGTATTCCAATTATCCGCAATTTGTTCATTCCAATGCAATTGAAAATGATTTTGCCTATAATTATCCTCTTCGTGGTCGTAGAATTGGGTATTTCCATTTTCATCGGTATAGATTCCCGCAGAATTAAAGGTTCTGTCAGACTCCAATGTTTCTGCATCTATCCCGTTCCAAGCCTGATAGGTAATTTCATGTCCCCCGAACAACAATGCCTTTACCAAAGTATTGTCATCCACATAGGACCCTTGCAGAAAGTAGGAATCCAATTCGGAAGAAGCCCTATCAATATAACCGTCCGAGGTTATTCTGGACAAACGTCCTGCAATTTCAACATGATCGTTCAAAAGACCGGTGCTAAACTTCAAATTGTTCCTGAGTGTTCCAAAGCTGCCTATAGAAGACGAAATTTGACCAAAGGCCTCGTCGGAAACGGCATCGGTCAACAAATTTAAACTGGCTCCAAAGGCTCCTGATCCGTTTGTTGATGTTCCTACCCCACGCTGCAATTGCAAACTTTCTGTGGAAGAGGCAAAATCGGGCATGTTTACCCAAAACGAACCGTGTGATTCCGCATCGTTGTAGGGAATCCCATTAATGGTAACATTTACCCGTGTACCATCACTACCACGGACTCGGATTCCTGTGTAGCCTATACCGGCCCCGGCATCGGAAGTGGTAACCACTGCTGGCAGAAAATTCATAAGGATAGGAATATCCTGCCCTAAATTTCTAGGTTTGATCTGGTCTTTGGTCAGGTTGGTGAAAGTTACCGGAGATTGTTTGGTAACCCGAACAGCGGATACCAATACCTCATCCAAGGCAATTTCTTTTCCTTCCAAAGAATCTTTGGGTTTCTCTTGGCCAATCGCCAAAAGCGTAGTCGCTACGATAGCGACAGTTGTGAACATAGTTTTCATCCGTAATACATTTGTTACGAATAAAAGGGGCTATTATTCTTGTTAAAAATTGATTTTTGTTTTTTTCCGATTACAAAATTGTATCGAAAATAAAACGTTGGAAATTCCAAAACGCGATTTTCGCATCCCTTGGCAGCATTACCTGCCCAGGTTCCTTGGGTATAATCTCAGCCTGACCTAACAAGCACCCCTTTGAGACGGGCGCAAATTTACATACGACCATTCTAATATCATAATAAAAAGCAATAAATAATTAACTATAATTTATAGACCAATGGGACTTGAAATACGTAAATTAGAATAAGGGCCGCAAAAAATGGAATCATTAATGAACAAGACAAAGAACAAATTCACCTTTAAAATAATGTTCAGCTATCTAATGCTTGGGATATTGACCCTGGTAGTGGCCTATTTTATATTTTCTGAAATAAAGGTATTTGTATCTACAGACACAGCAACGGAAAACGATGCCAAATTACTAAAAACAGGCTCCCTATTAACAGAACTATATGAGGCGGAAAGTCTTTCCAAACTGGCACTCCAAAAAAAGACCCCAAAAAGCTTTACGGCCTATGCCCAAAAGATAGATTCCATTTTTATCACCATAGACTCCCTTAAACTTCTTACAGTTAATGACTACCAAAAGGAGATGTTGGATAGTGTGCAGGGGCTTCTTAAAAAAAAGGTATTCAACAGTAATGAATTGCTGCGCTTAAAAAGAAAAAGCGAAACCAACAATTCCATAGACAATGCCCTCAAGGAATTTAGCAAAATTGAAGAGTCTCTTGGAAAAATTACTCCGGAAAGCCTAAATCCCAATTATTCGGACTTACCTCCTGATGCTCAGAATACCTTAAAAAAATGGGCAGAATACCTAAGTGAAAACGTCCCAAAAGACACCAGTAACATTCCTGTTGCCCAACGGGTAGATTCTGTTTTAACGGTTTCCAAATCGCTTTTGGCAGAGGCCAAACAGAGCAATACCAAGGCCTTGCGTTCGGTAGCACAGAAAGAATTGCAATTAAGCAGGGCCGATCTGGAAATTTCACAACAACTACGCAGTATTATTTCGGCCTTTGAACAGGAGGTAATTACAAAATCCTACAACGACAACCTAAAAAAACAAACCGCCCTAAAAAGAAGCCTGCGTGTGGCAGGTTTTGCCAGCTTGCTGGGTATAGCTATTGTGGGACTCTTCACTTTCCTAATTACCAAAGATTATTGGAAGGTACAACTGTACAGACAACAACTGGAGAAAGAAAAGAAATTTTCCGAATCCCTTTTAAGAAGTCGGGAACAATTAATTTCTACGGTTAGCCATGACCTGCGAACGCCATTGAATACCATAACAGGTTATTCCGAATTAATGGAAAATACCGGGCTTTCCGGCAAACAGGTGTCCTATTTAAAGAATGTAAAATCCGCTTCCAAATATGTGGATAGTCTGGTAAACGATCTATTGGATTTTTCCAAATTGGAGGCAGGAAAAATAAAAATAGACCAGACGGCATTTATACTTTCCGACCTTATCAGGGAAACTGCCGAAAACCTCAAGGAAATACATTTGAAGAAACCCATAGAACTACAGGTAATAATCGACAGGCAATTGGATAAGCCCGTTTTGGGAGATCCATTTAGGATAAGACAAATTTTGACCAACCTAATCGGCAATGCCTATAAATTTACCAATGAAGGTTTCATAAAGGTTGAAGCCAAGGTGCTAAACGAAGCGAACGGAAACTATCACACCTTAATCCAGGTCACTGATACTGGCATAGGGATTAAAAAAGAAAAACAAGAACACATTTTTAAAGAGTTTACCCAGGCAGAGGACCATACGGATAAAAAATATGGCGGTTATGGTCTAGGTCTTACCATTTCCAAGAAACTGACCGAACTATTGGGTGGAGAAATTAGCCTCCATAGCGAGGAAAATAAAGGAAGTACATTTTCGGTTGAAATTCCTCTCGAGATATCAAAAAAACCTTTGAACTCCCCTAAGAAAATGGAAATCAGCCCAAAAGTGGAGTTGTCCCTTCTTATCATTGATGATGACCCTGCCATGCTAAAACTGCTCAAGGAAGTCTGTCAACATTTGGGACTCGCTGCCCATACCTACAATAGTTTTGATGATGTTTCAAAAACAGGGACACTTGGGTACAACATGGTTTTGACCGATATACAAATGCCCAATATAACGGGTTTTGAAGTATTGGGCAAACTACAAAACGGCACCTATTCGCATTATGCCGGGCAACCCATAGTAGCCATGACGGGGCGGAAAGATCTAAAAAGGAAGCAGTATATTGAAGCAGGTTTTTCAGATATCCTTCAAAAACCCTTTACCAAAGATATGTTCTTGGAAGTATTGAGCAACTTGTTCCCCCAAGCAGTTCGTAAAAAAGCTGAAAATACAGAAAAACCTAATATCGCCTCCGGTTCAAACTTATTCCACTTGGGGGTTATTTCCTCTTTTTTAGGAGATGATGATGAAGGCATAGCCGAAGTTTTGCAGACCTTTATTACCGATACCAAAACCAACATGGAAAAACTGAAAGTGGCGGTAGATGATATGGATATTAAGACGGTGAATGTTGTTTCACATCGAATGCTCCCCATGTTCAGACAATTAAACAGTAAGGAGATAGTTCCAATATTAGAGCAATTGGAGATTTTGGAAATTGGCCAATGGGAACCTAAGGTCTTGAAACAAACCTACAGGGACCTTCAGAATAAGTCCACCGTTTTGATCCTGGCCATTAAATCATATTTGGCTACAAGTCCAAATTATAGTGATTAATTTTGTTGTATAGTGTTTTTCTTGTGATCTGAAGGAGTTTGGCCGCTTTGGATTTATTAAAATTTGATTGTTTCAAGGCCTTTACTATTTGTTCCTTCTCATAATCGGCCTTGGAAAAGTTATCGACTTTAGCATTGCTTTCCTTACTCTTATATACTTCTTTGGGCAAGGCAGCTTTCTCTACCATATCCCCACTGGTCAACAGAACCGCCCTTTTTATAACATTCTGCAATTCACGTAGATTTCCGGGCCAATGATATTGCTTAAATATATCCTTTACATCCCCCGAAAAACCTTGCACTACTTTTCCCAAGGATCGGTTGGCCTTTTTCAAAAAGAAATCAGCGAAAAGTGGTAGGTCTTCAAAGCGTTCCTCCAAGGACGGGATTTCTACAGAAAATTCGTTGATCCTATGAAAAAGATCTTCCCT is from Arenibacter algicola and encodes:
- a CDS encoding hybrid sensor histidine kinase/response regulator — its product is MNKTKNKFTFKIMFSYLMLGILTLVVAYFIFSEIKVFVSTDTATENDAKLLKTGSLLTELYEAESLSKLALQKKTPKSFTAYAQKIDSIFITIDSLKLLTVNDYQKEMLDSVQGLLKKKVFNSNELLRLKRKSETNNSIDNALKEFSKIEESLGKITPESLNPNYSDLPPDAQNTLKKWAEYLSENVPKDTSNIPVAQRVDSVLTVSKSLLAEAKQSNTKALRSVAQKELQLSRADLEISQQLRSIISAFEQEVITKSYNDNLKKQTALKRSLRVAGFASLLGIAIVGLFTFLITKDYWKVQLYRQQLEKEKKFSESLLRSREQLISTVSHDLRTPLNTITGYSELMENTGLSGKQVSYLKNVKSASKYVDSLVNDLLDFSKLEAGKIKIDQTAFILSDLIRETAENLKEIHLKKPIELQVIIDRQLDKPVLGDPFRIRQILTNLIGNAYKFTNEGFIKVEAKVLNEANGNYHTLIQVTDTGIGIKKEKQEHIFKEFTQAEDHTDKKYGGYGLGLTISKKLTELLGGEISLHSEENKGSTFSVEIPLEISKKPLNSPKKMEISPKVELSLLIIDDDPAMLKLLKEVCQHLGLAAHTYNSFDDVSKTGTLGYNMVLTDIQMPNITGFEVLGKLQNGTYSHYAGQPIVAMTGRKDLKRKQYIEAGFSDILQKPFTKDMFLEVLSNLFPQAVRKKAENTEKPNIASGSNLFHLGVISSFLGDDDEGIAEVLQTFITDTKTNMEKLKVAVDDMDIKTVNVVSHRMLPMFRQLNSKEIVPILEQLEILEIGQWEPKVLKQTYRDLQNKSTVLILAIKSYLATSPNYSD
- a CDS encoding TonB-dependent receptor, which codes for MKTMFTTVAIVATTLLAIGQEKPKDSLEGKEIALDEVLVSAVRVTKQSPVTFTNLTKDQIKPRNLGQDIPILMNFLPAVVTTSDAGAGIGYTGIRVRGSDGTRVNVTINGIPYNDAESHGSFWVNMPDFASSTESLQLQRGVGTSTNGSGAFGASLNLLTDAVSDEAFGQISSSIGSFGTLRNNLKFSTGLLNDHVEIAGRLSRITSDGYIDRASSELDSYFLQGSYVDDNTLVKALLFGGHEITYQAWNGIDAETLESDRTFNSAGIYTDENGNTQFYDHEEDNYRQNHFQLHWNEQIADNWNTNLAFHFTKGRGFFEQYKENDDFSTYGIEPIMVDGEEVDKTDLIRRRWLDNDFYGTTFSVNYDQESLNLILGGGWNKYEGSHFGEIIWARFSNNKDYEDRYYDDSSTKTDLNLFAKANYKFSDQWSAYGDLQYRTIGYTANGEDTGIVDDTFNFFNPKVGITYDLNMNNNFYLSYARANREPNRNDYESGSPKPEKLNDYELGWRYISPDVQLNTNVYFMGYKDQLVLTGELNDVGAPLRANVGDSYRLGLEVDATIALGNQFKIRPNVALSRNRNRDFVFQRDGELEELGDTRISFSPDIIVGNVLTYQPKENVQFSVLTKFVGEQYMGNIDSEGSKLDSYSQTDFNVQYEITTNGFFKSIVLSGLVNNIFDSLFVSNGYFYTFDDDYSVPDTITTYEGAGYYPQAGINFLLGASISF